Proteins from a genomic interval of Rosa chinensis cultivar Old Blush chromosome 2, RchiOBHm-V2, whole genome shotgun sequence:
- the LOC112183385 gene encoding cytochrome P450 724B1 translates to MFGFSPILLSFLLVLLPALAYILLIKLFRSRHAKLADHAAKNLPPGSMGWPVFGETLHFLKPHSSDSPGTFLQQHCSRYGKVFKSHLFGSPTIVSCDLELNMFVLQNEEKLFQASYPKPVLGILGKYSLLTVSGDLHRKLRNIGVSFIASSKSSPHFLHWIEKLSISMMDSWSGRNQVSFFKEAKTFTLRLMVKHLLSVNPEEALASRILEDFQTYMRGFVSLPINLPGTAYAKAVKARARLSSSVKEIMEGRRKRRIGELAELGEGEVDFLDAILSKQRLNDDEIVSIVLDIMLGGYETTSTLMALIVYFLHHSPIAFAKLKEEHQAIRENKEDESAPLDWEDYKKMKYSYNVMCEAMRCGNVVKFVHRKALQDVKFKELVIPSGWKVLPIFTASHMDPDLHDNPAQFDPSRWTSDHYKEMSRKVTPFGGGARLCPGAEPAKVVISFFLHHLVLTYRWKTKSDECPLAYPYVEFRRGLLIEIEPAEPGSDLIYREMKLSP, encoded by the exons ATGTTTGGATTTTCCCCCATTTTATTATCTTTCTTGCTTGTACTACTACCAGCACTGGCCTATATTCTTCTCATCAAATTGTTTCGAAGTAGACATGCCAAGCTTGCTGATCATGCTGCTAAAAACTTGCCGCCGGGAAGCATGGGATGGCCGGTTTTTGGCGAAACTCTTCACTTCCTCAAGCCTCATTCTTCGGATTCTCCCGGAACCTTCCTGCAACAACACTGCTCTAG GTATGGGAAGGTTTTCAAGTCGCATCTATTTGGTTCGCCGACCATAGTTTCGTGCGACCTTGAGCTCAACATGTTCgttcttcagaacgaagagaagctCTTCCAAGCCAGTTACCCAAAACCGGTCCTTGGCATTCTCGGGAAGTACTCTTTGCTCACCGTCTCCGGTGACCTTCACCGGAAGCTAAGGAACATTGGCGTCAGCTTCATCGCCTCTTCCAAGTCCTCGCCTCATTTTCTTCACTGGATTGAGAAGCTCTCGATCTCGATGATGGACTCGTGGAGTGGCCGAAATCAAGTCTCCTTCTTCAAAGAAGCTAAAACT TTTACACTTCGTCTTATGGTGAAGCACCTCTTGAGTGTTAACCCCGAGGAGGCACTAGCTTCGAGAATATTAGAAGACTTCCAAACGTACATGCGAGGCTTCGTTTCTCTGCCGATAAATCTCCCCGGAACCGCTTATGCCAAGGCTGTTAAG GCTAGAGCGAGGCTTTCTTCCAGTGTCAAGGAGATTATGGAAGGAAGGCGAAAACGGCGAATCGGAGAGCTTGCAGAATTAGGAGAAGGAGAAGTGGACTTTTTAGACGCGATACTGTCGAAACAAAGGCTAAACGACGATGAAATAGTAAGCATTGTGTTGGACATAATGCTGGGAGGGTACGAGACCACCTCAACACTAATGGCCTTGATTGTCTACTTTCTTCATCATTCGCCAATTGCTTTTGCCAAATTAAAG GAAGAACACCAAGCTATAAGGGAAAACAAAGAGGATGAGAGTGCTCCCTTGGACTGGGAAGATTACAAGAAAATGAAGTACTCTTACAAT GTTATGTGTGAAGCCATGAGATGTGGCAATGTAGTTAAATTTGTGCACAGAAAAGCTCTTCAAGATGTGAAATTTAAAG AGCTGGTCATACCGTCCGGATGGAAGGTTCTTCCGATCTTCACCGCATCACATATGGATCCAGATCTTCACGATAATCCGGCACAATTTGATCCTTCAAGATGGACTAGC GATCATTAcaaagaaatgagcagaaaagTGACACCGTTTGGGGGAGGAGCAAGGCTTTGTCCAGGAGCTGAGCCCGCTAAAGTAGTCATTTCCTTTTTCCTTCATCATCTAGTCCTTACATATAG GTGGAAAACAAAATCAGATGAGTGCCCTCTTGCTTACCCCTATGTCGAATTCCGAAGAGGTTTACTGATAGAGATTGAACCTGCTGAGCCCGGAAGTGACTTGATCTATAGGGAGATGAAATTGAGCCCTTAA